In Dioscorea cayenensis subsp. rotundata cultivar TDr96_F1 chromosome 11, TDr96_F1_v2_PseudoChromosome.rev07_lg8_w22 25.fasta, whole genome shotgun sequence, a single genomic region encodes these proteins:
- the LOC120272083 gene encoding uncharacterized protein LOC120272083, with the protein MYSQDLPSHYWNSTNAKFQMQAVQSQQNSENKSDDAFSMIMGGTQPGRVMLYGRSITPTNLKGISGGSSIKVSENFIEGIKEQIRKEVRKELEELLIAYKSSMQQEFRFMISLLQALLPGMNVNQVLGSNLNWGSPRDANSAPSQAICAQNTHSSASSHVSLVSFYKFHFS; encoded by the exons ATGTATTCGCAAGATCTTCCATCGCATTATTGGAATTCGACCAATGCAAAG TTTCAAATGCAAGCTGTCCAATCACAACAAAATAGTGAAAACAAATCAGATGATGCCTTTTCTATGATAATGGGAGGGACACAACCAGGTCGTGTTATGTTGTATGGGAGGAGTATCACACCAACTAATTTAAAGGGAATTAGTGGTGGCTCTTCTATAAAAGTTTCTGAAAACTTTATTGAAGGGATAAAAGAGCagataagaaaagaagtaagaaaagAATTGGAAGAGCTGCTAATAGCATACAAGTCATCTATGCAACAAGAATTTCGTTTTATGATATCACTACTCCAAGCATTGCTTCCAGGAATGAATGTTAACCAAGTTCTTGGATCTAATTTGAACTGGGGTTCTCCTAGGGATGCTAATAGTGCACCAAGTCAAGCAATATGTGCACAAAATACGCATTCCTCTGCTAGTAGCCATGTATCTCTGGTATCTTTTTATAAGTTTCATTTTAGTTGA